The following coding sequences are from one Sphingobium sp. V4 window:
- a CDS encoding aromatic ring-hydroxylating dioxygenase subunit alpha: MNRPTNIDVEDLAKPLTYPVEAFLSKDYALAEKEQLWPKVWQVAARVEELPEVGDWLTYDICDDSIIIIRVAPDRLKAFHNVCPHRGRQLVNVPEDVHSVRGNKRRNFICGFHGWTFDIEGNNSYILDPQDWQGALTPECTRLSDVRVDIWGGWIWVHMDMDAEPLADFLGDAGRILSHFEMDRMRYKWRKWVVYPSNWKTALEAFMEPYHVAGTHSQLLAYGDYYAYSAAYGLHGVSGFDQRNPAFQMSQSSSVTRAGKGDDPRRSTYELIRENYETLNYAASTETLVNAASRLVDELPEGTPAGDVIAHWMKSAKADDAARGVIWPEIPPDVMAEAGLAWHIFPNMSVLQGITFALCYRARPYGDDPNKCIFESYAIERFPEGQEPATEWDHAEPTAEGWGSVLAQDFSNMKWVQKGMKSRGFRGPLPNPHQERKITNFHRNLAAYMGTGAPRLLK; encoded by the coding sequence ATGAACAGGCCGACCAACATCGATGTCGAGGATCTGGCCAAGCCGCTGACCTATCCGGTCGAAGCCTTCCTGTCGAAGGACTATGCGCTCGCCGAGAAGGAGCAGCTCTGGCCCAAGGTCTGGCAGGTGGCCGCGCGTGTGGAGGAATTGCCGGAGGTCGGCGACTGGCTGACCTACGACATATGCGATGACTCCATCATCATCATCCGTGTCGCGCCGGATCGGCTGAAGGCTTTCCACAATGTCTGCCCGCATCGCGGCCGGCAACTGGTCAACGTGCCGGAGGATGTCCATTCGGTGCGCGGCAACAAGCGGCGCAACTTCATCTGCGGTTTCCACGGCTGGACCTTCGATATCGAGGGGAACAACAGCTACATCCTCGATCCGCAGGACTGGCAGGGCGCGCTGACGCCCGAATGCACGCGGCTGTCGGACGTGCGGGTCGACATATGGGGCGGGTGGATATGGGTCCATATGGACATGGACGCCGAGCCGCTGGCCGATTTCCTGGGCGATGCCGGCCGCATCCTGTCGCATTTCGAAATGGACAGGATGCGCTACAAATGGCGCAAATGGGTCGTCTATCCGTCGAACTGGAAGACCGCGCTCGAAGCCTTCATGGAACCCTATCATGTCGCGGGCACGCACAGCCAGTTGCTCGCCTATGGCGACTATTATGCCTATAGCGCGGCCTATGGCCTGCATGGGGTGAGTGGTTTCGACCAGCGCAATCCCGCCTTCCAGATGAGCCAGAGTTCGAGCGTCACCCGCGCGGGGAAGGGCGACGATCCACGCCGCTCCACCTATGAGCTGATCCGCGAAAATTACGAGACGCTGAACTATGCGGCCTCGACCGAGACGCTGGTCAACGCCGCCAGTCGCCTGGTCGATGAACTGCCCGAAGGGACGCCGGCCGGCGATGTGATCGCCCACTGGATGAAGTCGGCAAAGGCCGACGATGCCGCTCGCGGCGTCATCTGGCCCGAAATCCCCCCCGATGTGATGGCCGAGGCGGGGCTGGCCTGGCATATCTTCCCCAACATGTCGGTGTTGCAGGGGATCACCTTCGCGCTCTGTTACCGCGCCCGGCCCTATGGCGACGATCCGAACAAGTGCATCTTCGAATCCTACGCGATCGAGCGTTTCCCTGAAGGCCAGGAGCCGGCGACCGAATGGGACCATGCCGAGCCGACGGCGGAGGGATGGGGTTCGGTCCTCGCGCAGGACTTCTCCAACATGAAATGGGTGCAGAAGGGGATGAAGTCGCGCGGGTTCCGCGGGCCGCTGCCCAATCCGCACCAGGAACGCAAGATCACCAATTTCCACCGCAACCTCGCCGCGTACATGGGTACGGGCGCACCGAGGCTATTGAAATGA
- a CDS encoding SDR family oxidoreductase produces MAQQLMDFTGRTIIVTGAAGGGIGTATARMLAEAGATVIAAGRTRGKFDENIAPLITGGLSIVPVIADVGTDEGVAQVMEAALAAPGTLYGLANVAGGAAPQTWMRAERVTRADWRALFEQNLETMFFMSQAVARELRARSLPGAIVGVSSISGMNSAPYHIAYGTAKAAVVAATRTLATELALDHIRVNTVAPGTTITPGSGAYIDEDVERDRAAIAMGRRAQPEEQAGVIAFLLSDLSSYITGQTILVDGGLNLKWTHLGADNTSLFLKNEDFRAAIQR; encoded by the coding sequence ATGGCGCAGCAGCTGATGGATTTTACGGGACGGACGATCATCGTCACCGGCGCAGCGGGCGGCGGCATCGGCACCGCTACCGCACGGATGCTGGCCGAGGCGGGGGCGACGGTGATCGCGGCGGGGCGCACCCGGGGAAAATTCGACGAAAACATCGCGCCGCTGATCACCGGCGGTCTGTCGATCGTGCCGGTGATCGCCGACGTCGGCACCGACGAAGGCGTGGCGCAGGTGATGGAGGCGGCGCTGGCGGCGCCCGGAACACTGTACGGGCTGGCCAATGTGGCGGGCGGCGCGGCGCCGCAGACCTGGATGCGGGCCGAGCGCGTCACCCGCGCGGACTGGCGCGCGCTGTTCGAACAGAATCTGGAGACGATGTTCTTCATGAGCCAGGCCGTGGCGCGCGAACTGCGCGCGCGCTCCCTGCCGGGCGCGATCGTCGGCGTGTCGTCGATCAGCGGGATGAACAGCGCGCCCTATCATATCGCCTACGGGACGGCGAAAGCCGCAGTCGTCGCGGCGACGCGCACGCTGGCGACGGAACTCGCGCTGGACCATATCCGGGTGAACACGGTGGCCCCCGGCACCACGATCACGCCGGGTTCGGGCGCCTATATCGACGAGGATGTCGAACGCGACCGCGCGGCCATCGCCATGGGCCGGCGCGCCCAACCGGAAGAGCAGGCCGGTGTCATCGCCTTCCTCCTGTCCGACCTGTCGAGCTACATCACCGGCCAGACGATATTGGTGGACGGTGGCCTCAACCTCAAATGGACCCATCTGGGCGCGGACAACACTTCGCTCTTCCTCAAGAATGAGGATTTCCGTGCGGCCATCCAACGCTAA
- a CDS encoding aldehyde dehydrogenase family protein, protein MRDHLQFYIDGQWVDPVEPRTAEVINPATEQVAGHIALGSVADVDKAVAAARRAFPVWSETTREQRLDLLRAIQAEYQRRLPDLGAAIREEMGAPSGLANGFHVGLGAGHLQTAIELLEHFPFEELRGATMIRREPIGVCALITPWNWPMNQTCVKVFPALATGCTMILKPPQLAPFSAQILAEILDAAGVPAGVFNMIQGQGSVIGTALSTHEDVDMVSFTGSEPVGVQIQRDAAATVKRVGLELGGKSAFVILDDAALADNVAGATAGMMGNSGQTCSAGSRLLVPRARLDEALAAAKAAADSVTVGDPAGDVAMGPVVSKSQYNIIQDYIAKGLEEGATLIAGGPGRPDGIERGWFVRPTLFLGTNDMVIAREEIFGPVLVIIPYDDIDDAVAIANDSPFGLAGYVNGLDTDLVHGVARRLRTGWVSMNGGFDFHAPFGGYKRSGNGREWGEFGFHEYLEVKSMLGYA, encoded by the coding sequence ATGCGCGATCATCTGCAATTCTACATTGACGGCCAGTGGGTCGACCCGGTCGAACCCCGAACCGCCGAGGTCATCAACCCGGCAACCGAGCAAGTCGCCGGACATATCGCGCTGGGCTCCGTCGCGGACGTGGACAAGGCCGTCGCCGCGGCCCGTCGCGCTTTTCCCGTCTGGTCGGAAACGACGCGCGAGCAGCGGCTCGACCTGCTCCGCGCCATCCAGGCCGAATATCAGCGCCGCCTGCCCGACCTGGGCGCGGCGATCCGCGAGGAGATGGGCGCGCCTTCGGGCCTTGCCAATGGCTTCCATGTCGGCCTTGGCGCGGGCCATCTCCAGACCGCGATCGAACTGCTGGAGCATTTTCCGTTCGAGGAATTGCGCGGCGCCACGATGATCCGGCGCGAGCCGATCGGCGTCTGCGCGCTCATCACGCCGTGGAACTGGCCGATGAACCAGACTTGCGTGAAGGTTTTTCCTGCGCTCGCCACGGGGTGCACGATGATCCTCAAGCCGCCTCAGCTCGCCCCCTTCTCCGCCCAGATCCTTGCCGAAATCCTCGATGCGGCTGGCGTGCCGGCTGGCGTGTTCAACATGATCCAGGGGCAGGGCAGCGTCATCGGCACGGCCCTGTCCACGCATGAGGATGTGGACATGGTGTCCTTCACCGGTTCCGAACCCGTAGGCGTTCAGATCCAGAGGGATGCCGCCGCCACGGTCAAGCGCGTCGGCCTCGAACTGGGGGGCAAGAGCGCCTTCGTCATACTGGATGACGCCGCGCTGGCCGACAATGTCGCGGGCGCGACGGCGGGCATGATGGGCAATAGCGGCCAGACCTGCAGCGCCGGATCGCGCCTCCTCGTCCCCCGCGCGCGCCTTGACGAGGCGCTGGCGGCGGCGAAGGCGGCGGCGGACAGCGTCACGGTGGGCGACCCGGCGGGCGATGTCGCCATGGGTCCGGTGGTGTCGAAGAGCCAGTACAACATCATCCAGGACTATATCGCCAAGGGGCTGGAGGAAGGCGCGACCCTGATCGCCGGTGGCCCCGGTCGTCCCGACGGCATCGAGCGCGGCTGGTTCGTCCGCCCCACCTTATTCCTCGGCACCAACGACATGGTGATCGCGCGGGAGGAGATATTCGGTCCGGTGCTGGTCATTATTCCCTATGACGATATCGACGATGCGGTGGCCATCGCCAATGACAGTCCCTTCGGCCTGGCCGGCTATGTGAACGGCCTCGACACCGATCTGGTCCACGGAGTGGCGCGGCGGCTGCGCACCGGCTGGGTCAGCATGAATGGCGGTTTCGACTTCCACGCCCCCTTCGGCGGCTACAAGCGCAGCGGCAACGGGCGGGAATGGGGCGAGTTCGGCTTCCATGAATATCTCGAAGTCAAATCCATGCTTGGTTATGCCTGA
- a CDS encoding alpha/beta hydrolase produces MSKIEHLTLRGTNVDLAADAVGPLDGQPVLFLHGSGQTRQSWGKALVEAARHGHRAISMDLRGHGDSGWSPDGAYSLTIFADDLRAVLAGFDRPPVIVGASLGGLVAMIVAATDPSAIHALVLVDITAHVDMEGAQEVIAFMSAGAGGFASVEEAAEAVAAYLPHRERPASSKGLARNLRLRDGRYYWHWDPAFMSMGADPRQQTEGPTVLETAARGLTIPTLLIRGGRSRVVTDEGARAFMDLVPHADYVHIDGAHHMVAGDANDAFNDAVMAFVDRQAG; encoded by the coding sequence ATGAGCAAGATCGAGCATCTGACCCTCCGTGGCACCAACGTCGACCTCGCCGCGGACGCTGTCGGCCCTCTCGACGGCCAGCCCGTCCTGTTCCTCCATGGCAGCGGCCAGACCCGGCAAAGCTGGGGCAAGGCGCTGGTGGAGGCAGCCCGACACGGCCATCGCGCGATCAGCATGGACCTGCGCGGCCATGGCGACAGCGGCTGGTCGCCCGATGGCGCCTACAGCCTGACCATCTTCGCCGACGATCTGCGTGCCGTTCTGGCCGGGTTCGACCGGCCGCCGGTCATCGTCGGCGCATCGCTCGGGGGCCTTGTCGCGATGATCGTCGCCGCGACCGACCCTTCAGCCATTCATGCGCTCGTGCTGGTCGACATCACGGCCCATGTCGACATGGAGGGCGCACAGGAAGTCATCGCCTTCATGAGCGCGGGCGCCGGCGGCTTCGCTTCGGTCGAGGAGGCGGCCGAAGCGGTCGCCGCCTATCTGCCGCATCGCGAGCGGCCGGCAAGCAGCAAGGGACTCGCCCGCAATCTGCGGCTGCGCGACGGGCGCTATTATTGGCACTGGGATCCCGCCTTCATGTCGATGGGCGCCGATCCCAGGCAGCAGACCGAAGGTCCGACCGTACTCGAAACCGCCGCGCGCGGGCTGACCATCCCGACCCTGCTGATCCGCGGCGGCCGCAGCCGGGTCGTAACGGACGAAGGCGCGCGCGCCTTCATGGACCTCGTCCCGCACGCCGACTATGTCCATATCGACGGCGCGCATCATATGGTCGCGGGTGACGCCAATGACGCGTTCAACGATGCGGTCATGGCCTTTGTCGACCGGCAGGCGGGATAG
- a CDS encoding NAD-dependent succinate-semialdehyde dehydrogenase: MTIALADPSLLRTQCLVDGRWIGDPIIDVTDPASGDTLASVPDMNAEATRQAIVAAEAALPAWRRMTAGERARILRRWFDLLLAHQDDLAVILTREQGKPLAEAKGEIAYAASFVEWFAEEGKRVYGEVIPSHRADSRILVIRQPVGVVAAITPWNFPAAMITRKVAPALAAGCTMILKPATQTPLTALALGVLAERAGVPAGVLNIVTGSSRTIGAELTGSRTVRKLSFTGSTEVGKTLMAQCAPTMKKLSMELGGNAPFLVFEDADLDAAVEGAMASKYRNSGQTCVCVNRIFVQRGVYEAFQARLKLAVDALKVGPGTGQGVNQGPLIDEKAADKVEEHVADALARGGRLLAGGARHPLGRSFFQPTIIADCTPDMTLAQEETFGPLAALFAFDREEEAIALANATDVGLAGYFYTRDLARAWRVAEALEVGMVGINTGLISTEVAPFGGIKESGMGREGSRHGIEDYTEIKYLCVAGI, translated from the coding sequence ATGACCATTGCCCTTGCCGACCCGTCCCTGTTGCGGACGCAGTGCCTGGTGGACGGCCGCTGGATCGGCGATCCGATCATCGACGTGACCGATCCGGCCAGCGGCGACACGCTTGCGTCCGTGCCCGACATGAATGCCGAAGCGACCAGGCAGGCCATCGTCGCGGCGGAGGCGGCTTTGCCCGCATGGCGCAGGATGACGGCCGGGGAACGGGCCCGCATTCTGCGACGCTGGTTCGACCTGCTGCTGGCGCATCAGGATGACCTGGCGGTGATCCTGACACGCGAGCAGGGCAAGCCATTGGCGGAGGCAAAGGGCGAGATCGCCTATGCGGCGAGCTTCGTCGAATGGTTCGCCGAGGAAGGCAAGCGCGTATATGGCGAGGTCATTCCCAGTCATCGCGCGGACAGCCGGATCCTGGTCATCCGGCAACCCGTGGGCGTCGTCGCCGCGATCACGCCCTGGAATTTCCCCGCCGCGATGATCACGCGCAAGGTCGCGCCGGCGCTGGCTGCGGGCTGTACCATGATCCTCAAACCCGCGACCCAGACGCCACTGACCGCGCTCGCGCTCGGCGTGCTGGCGGAGCGAGCGGGAGTGCCGGCGGGCGTCCTGAATATCGTTACGGGATCGTCACGAACGATCGGAGCCGAACTCACTGGCAGCCGCACCGTGCGCAAGCTCAGCTTCACCGGATCGACCGAGGTCGGCAAGACGCTGATGGCCCAATGCGCGCCGACGATGAAGAAGCTGTCGATGGAACTGGGCGGCAATGCGCCCTTCCTGGTGTTCGAGGATGCCGATCTCGACGCGGCGGTGGAGGGCGCGATGGCCTCCAAATATCGCAACAGCGGCCAGACCTGTGTGTGCGTCAACCGTATCTTCGTCCAGCGCGGCGTCTATGAGGCGTTTCAGGCGCGGCTGAAGCTCGCGGTCGATGCGCTCAAGGTCGGGCCGGGTACCGGGCAGGGCGTCAATCAGGGACCGCTGATCGACGAGAAGGCGGCGGACAAAGTCGAGGAGCATGTCGCCGACGCGCTCGCCAGGGGTGGCCGGCTGCTGGCGGGCGGGGCGCGGCATCCGCTGGGACGCAGCTTCTTCCAGCCGACCATCATCGCGGATTGCACGCCGGACATGACATTGGCGCAGGAGGAGACGTTCGGGCCGCTGGCGGCGCTATTCGCCTTCGACCGCGAGGAAGAGGCGATCGCCCTCGCCAACGCGACCGATGTGGGCCTGGCGGGCTATTTCTACACCCGCGACCTGGCGCGCGCCTGGCGCGTGGCCGAAGCGCTGGAGGTCGGCATGGTCGGGATCAATACCGGCCTCATCTCTACGGAGGTGGCACCCTTTGGCGGCATCAAGGAATCAGGCATGGGCCGGGAAGGGTCGCGCCATGGGATCGAGGATTATACCGAGATCAAATATCTTTGCGTGGCAGGCATCTGA
- a CDS encoding thiamine pyrophosphate-binding protein, with amino-acid sequence MSYDDPKPAVDVNATDKKGTPVYKRMLDLFEAEGINTLFGIPDPNFVHMFLEAERRGWTVVAPHHEAAAGFMAEAASRITGKPAVAIGTLGPGIANMAPAIQCALVEHSPVIFLSGQRARVTEQRVRRGRIQFVKQMPLFENSVKYAASIEYADQTDEVVREGIRKAMGGTPGPVYIEYPSHIILEELDLPAPLPPERYRLVNQGADIDRVRQAADLIRAAKNPILLLGHAVHTTRSGAVVKQLADLMNCPVIQTSGGTSYIKGLEDRTFQYVFSKASIEAVTESDLVLALGTELGEPVHFGKWRYWQKNEAIRKWVYVEQDASAIGVNRPIDVPLVGDLRGVVPQLVAALKDSPRAPAPGLAAFMREGQAELDELAAESLTKSDGTGDLPIHPARLAVEATQAFPRDGILIRDGGAGVIFQWTYSQCKPHDVIWNQNFGHIGTGIPYATGAMLADRAATGVSRPGLLLTSDSSFMFHIAELEVAVRTKLPLVCVIGVDNQWGLEVGVYKRTFGQGTEETGTHWSKDVRFDKIGEGFGCHGEYVTRAQDIKPAIERAYASGKVGVVHVVIDPKANSEEMPKYAEFRTWYAEGTQ; translated from the coding sequence ATGAGCTATGACGATCCCAAGCCCGCCGTCGACGTGAACGCAACGGACAAGAAGGGCACGCCGGTCTACAAGCGGATGCTGGACCTGTTCGAGGCCGAAGGCATCAACACCCTGTTCGGCATTCCCGATCCGAACTTCGTCCATATGTTCCTGGAGGCCGAACGGCGCGGCTGGACGGTCGTCGCCCCCCATCATGAGGCCGCAGCCGGCTTCATGGCCGAAGCGGCATCGCGCATCACCGGCAAGCCGGCGGTCGCCATCGGCACGCTGGGGCCGGGCATCGCCAACATGGCGCCGGCGATCCAGTGCGCGCTGGTCGAACATTCGCCGGTCATCTTCCTGTCGGGCCAGCGTGCCCGCGTGACCGAACAGCGGGTCCGACGCGGCCGCATCCAGTTCGTCAAGCAGATGCCGTTGTTCGAGAACAGCGTGAAATATGCCGCCTCGATCGAATATGCCGACCAGACCGACGAAGTGGTCCGCGAAGGCATCCGCAAGGCGATGGGCGGCACCCCCGGCCCGGTCTATATCGAATATCCCAGCCATATCATCCTGGAGGAGCTGGACCTGCCGGCGCCGCTGCCGCCCGAGCGCTATCGCCTGGTCAATCAGGGCGCGGACATCGACCGGGTCAGGCAAGCCGCCGACCTGATCCGCGCGGCGAAGAACCCGATCCTGCTGTTGGGCCATGCGGTCCATACCACGCGATCGGGCGCGGTGGTCAAGCAACTGGCCGACCTCATGAACTGTCCCGTCATTCAGACCTCGGGCGGCACGAGCTACATCAAGGGGCTTGAGGATCGCACCTTCCAATATGTCTTCTCGAAGGCATCGATCGAAGCCGTCACCGAGTCGGACCTGGTGCTGGCGCTGGGTACCGAACTGGGCGAGCCGGTCCATTTCGGCAAGTGGCGCTACTGGCAGAAGAATGAAGCGATCCGCAAATGGGTCTATGTCGAACAGGATGCGTCGGCGATCGGCGTCAACCGCCCGATCGACGTGCCGCTGGTCGGCGACCTGCGCGGCGTCGTGCCGCAGCTTGTCGCCGCATTGAAGGACAGCCCGCGCGCGCCCGCGCCCGGCCTTGCCGCCTTCATGCGGGAAGGGCAGGCGGAGCTGGACGAACTCGCCGCGGAATCGCTGACCAAGAGCGACGGGACCGGCGACCTGCCGATCCACCCCGCCCGCCTGGCGGTGGAGGCGACGCAGGCCTTCCCCAGGGACGGCATATTGATCCGCGACGGCGGGGCGGGTGTCATCTTCCAGTGGACCTATTCGCAGTGCAAGCCGCATGACGTGATCTGGAACCAGAATTTCGGGCATATCGGCACCGGCATCCCCTATGCCACCGGCGCGATGCTGGCGGATCGGGCGGCGACGGGCGTCAGCCGGCCTGGCCTGCTGCTGACGTCGGACAGCAGCTTCATGTTCCACATTGCCGAACTGGAGGTGGCGGTGCGTACCAAGCTGCCGCTGGTCTGTGTGATCGGCGTTGACAACCAGTGGGGTCTGGAAGTGGGTGTCTACAAGCGCACCTTCGGCCAGGGAACGGAGGAAACCGGTACCCATTGGAGCAAGGATGTGCGCTTCGACAAGATCGGCGAGGGCTTTGGCTGCCACGGCGAATATGTGACCCGCGCGCAGGACATCAAGCCGGCGATCGAGCGCGCCTATGCCAGCGGCAAGGTGGGCGTTGTCCATGTCGTGATCGACCCCAAGGCGAATTCGGAAGAAATGCCCAAATATGCCGAATTCCGCACCTGGTATGCCGAAGGCACGCAGTAA
- a CDS encoding NAD(P)/FAD-dependent oxidoreductase: protein MSCNPTRTPAADSFDMAALREKYREERDKRLRSDGQGQYQPTTDDQTHSYDVDPHMAVAPRDPISEDLDVLVLGAGFAGLLAGYHLTRQGVTDFRNIDHAGDFGGVWYWNRYPGIQCDNDAYCYLPLLEETGFMPSKKFADGAEIQGYCRHIAERFGFADRAIFHTLITSLTWDEAIQRWRVGTSRGDEFRARFVIMGCGVLNMPKLPGIEGIGRFKGKIFHTARWDYDYTGGSYAQPVLDRLADKRVAIVGTGATAIQAVPHLARHARHLYVIQRTPSTVDERPNPPTDADWAAALQPGWQAERMANFHRAAMEFFLPGEPDLICDIWTEIARNLAAELQAEGWPQLSPEEFMARREVVDYRVMERLRARVDSLVEDQATAEALKPWYRYLCKRPLSSNDYYSVFNQPNVSLVDVADSRGLERITEAGFVSDGVEYPVDCIIFASGFEVTSELKRRWGIDVVRGRNGLSIYDHWADGPKTLHGTMTHGFPNQFYIGYIQGGLNASVTEQFGRQAEHIAHIIHATMAKGATSVETTQAAQDDYVRHFHEVEIDMSAFQMECTPSYFTNEGQVKAPWALFRSYGPGWTAFQTLLRDWRAQGDLAGMELRS, encoded by the coding sequence ATGAGCTGCAATCCCACGCGGACGCCGGCGGCCGACAGTTTCGACATGGCCGCACTGCGCGAGAAATATCGCGAGGAGCGCGACAAGCGGCTGCGCAGCGACGGGCAGGGCCAGTATCAGCCCACGACCGATGACCAGACGCACAGCTATGACGTCGATCCGCACATGGCCGTCGCGCCGCGCGACCCGATTTCGGAGGATCTGGATGTGCTGGTGCTGGGCGCGGGCTTTGCCGGGCTGCTCGCGGGCTATCATCTGACGCGGCAGGGCGTCACCGATTTCCGCAACATCGACCATGCGGGCGACTTTGGCGGGGTGTGGTACTGGAACCGCTATCCCGGCATCCAGTGCGACAATGACGCCTATTGCTATCTTCCGCTGCTGGAAGAGACCGGCTTCATGCCGTCGAAGAAATTTGCCGACGGCGCGGAAATTCAGGGCTATTGCCGCCATATAGCGGAACGGTTCGGCTTTGCCGACCGGGCGATCTTCCACACGCTCATCACCTCGCTCACCTGGGATGAGGCGATCCAGCGCTGGCGCGTGGGGACCAGCCGGGGCGACGAGTTCCGTGCCCGCTTCGTCATCATGGGTTGCGGCGTGCTCAACATGCCCAAGCTGCCGGGGATAGAGGGCATCGGCCGCTTCAAGGGCAAGATCTTTCACACGGCGCGCTGGGACTATGACTATACCGGCGGCAGCTACGCGCAGCCTGTGCTCGACCGGCTGGCGGACAAGCGCGTCGCGATCGTCGGCACCGGCGCCACCGCGATCCAGGCGGTGCCGCATCTGGCCCGCCACGCCAGGCACCTCTACGTCATCCAGCGCACGCCCTCGACCGTCGACGAGCGGCCCAACCCCCCCACCGATGCGGACTGGGCGGCCGCGCTCCAGCCTGGGTGGCAGGCGGAACGCATGGCGAATTTCCACCGCGCCGCCATGGAATTCTTCCTGCCCGGCGAACCGGACCTGATCTGCGACATCTGGACCGAGATCGCGCGCAACCTGGCGGCCGAGCTGCAGGCCGAAGGCTGGCCGCAGCTCAGCCCGGAAGAGTTCATGGCCCGGCGCGAAGTGGTCGATTATCGCGTGATGGAACGGCTGCGCGCGCGCGTCGATTCGCTGGTCGAGGACCAGGCGACTGCAGAGGCGCTCAAGCCCTGGTACCGTTATTTGTGCAAGCGGCCGCTGTCGAGCAACGACTATTACAGCGTCTTCAACCAGCCCAACGTCTCGCTGGTCGACGTGGCCGACTCGCGCGGGCTGGAGCGGATCACCGAAGCCGGATTCGTGTCGGACGGCGTCGAATATCCCGTCGACTGCATCATCTTCGCCAGCGGCTTCGAAGTCACGAGCGAGCTGAAGCGGCGCTGGGGCATAGACGTGGTCCGGGGTCGCAATGGCCTGTCCATCTACGATCACTGGGCCGACGGGCCGAAGACGCTGCACGGCACCATGACCCATGGTTTCCCCAACCAGTTCTACATCGGCTATATCCAGGGTGGCCTGAACGCCAGCGTCACCGAACAATTCGGGCGGCAGGCGGAGCATATCGCCCACATCATCCACGCGACGATGGCGAAAGGCGCGACGTCGGTCGAAACCACTCAGGCCGCGCAGGACGATTATGTCCGCCATTTCCATGAGGTCGAGATCGATATGTCGGCTTTCCAGATGGAATGTACGCCGAGCTATTTCACCAATGAAGGCCAGGTGAAGGCGCCCTGGGCGCTGTTCCGCAGCTATGGGCCGGGATGGACCGCCTTCCAGACGCTGCTGCGCGACTGGCGCGCGCAGGGTGACCTGGCCGGCATGGAATTGCGGTCATGA
- a CDS encoding SDR family oxidoreductase: MTAIVAVTGAAGALGRKVVAHLAGAGWSVVGIDLAEMAAPELALALGGVDLSDEAAMAGAAARIEAELGRLDGLVNIAGGFAWETVADGSVATWDRLYAMNVRTALIASRALLPLLRLGGGAIVNIGAAAAVKAAGGMGAYAASKSGVARLTEALAEEHKDEGVRVNALLPSIIDTPANRADMPDADFSRWVAPEELAGVAAFLLSPEARAITGALIPVTGRV, translated from the coding sequence ATGACGGCTATCGTGGCGGTGACGGGAGCGGCAGGCGCGCTCGGTCGAAAGGTGGTGGCGCATCTGGCCGGGGCAGGCTGGTCGGTCGTCGGCATCGATCTGGCGGAGATGGCAGCGCCCGAACTGGCGCTGGCGCTGGGGGGCGTCGATCTGAGCGATGAGGCGGCGATGGCCGGGGCCGCCGCGCGGATCGAGGCGGAACTGGGCCGCCTCGACGGGCTGGTCAATATCGCGGGTGGGTTTGCATGGGAGACGGTCGCCGACGGCAGCGTTGCGACCTGGGACCGTCTCTACGCCATGAACGTCCGCACCGCACTGATCGCCAGCCGCGCGCTGCTGCCGTTGTTGCGCCTCGGTGGAGGCGCCATCGTCAATATCGGCGCGGCTGCTGCGGTCAAGGCGGCGGGCGGCATGGGCGCCTATGCTGCGTCCAAGTCCGGCGTGGCGCGGCTGACCGAGGCGCTGGCGGAAGAGCATAAGGATGAGGGGGTGCGCGTGAACGCGTTGTTGCCCAGCATCATCGATACGCCCGCCAATCGCGCCGACATGCCCGACGCGGACTTTTCCCGCTGGGTCGCACCGGAGGAACTGGCGGGCGTGGCGGCCTTCCTGCTGTCGCCCGAGGCACGGGCGATCACCGGAGCGCTGATCCCGGTGACGGGCCGGGTCTGA